From a region of the Rhodococcus sp. 4CII genome:
- a CDS encoding S-(hydroxymethyl)mycothiol dehydrogenase, whose product MPQQVRGVIARSKGAPVEIATINIPDPGPGEVVVDIAACGVCHTDLTYRDGGINDEFPFLLGHEASGVVESVGEGVTSVAVGDFVVLNWRAVCGQCRACKRGRPQYCFDTHNAEQKMTLEDGTELSPALGIGAFADKTLVHAGQCTKVDQSADPAVVGLLGCGVMAGLGAAVNTGNVGRGDTVAVIGCGGVGDAAIMGARLAGAVKIIAIDRDEKKLEWAKDLGATHTVNGADVDAVEAVQELTGGFGADVVIDAVGRPETWKQAFYARDLAGTVVLVGVPTPDMKLEMPLIDFFSRGGSLKSSWYGDCLPERDFPTLVDLYQQGRLPLEKFVSERIKIDEVEEAFHKMHAGEVLRSVVVL is encoded by the coding sequence CCGGATCCCGGTCCAGGCGAAGTGGTCGTCGACATCGCGGCCTGCGGTGTGTGCCACACCGACCTCACCTACCGCGACGGTGGGATCAACGACGAGTTCCCGTTCCTGCTGGGCCACGAGGCCTCCGGAGTGGTCGAGAGCGTCGGCGAGGGCGTCACCTCCGTGGCCGTCGGCGACTTCGTCGTCCTCAACTGGCGTGCCGTCTGTGGGCAGTGCCGGGCCTGTAAGCGCGGACGCCCGCAGTACTGCTTCGACACCCACAACGCCGAGCAGAAGATGACGCTCGAGGACGGCACCGAGCTGAGCCCGGCACTGGGCATCGGCGCCTTCGCCGACAAGACCCTCGTCCACGCCGGACAGTGCACCAAGGTCGACCAGTCCGCGGACCCCGCCGTGGTCGGGCTGCTCGGCTGCGGCGTGATGGCCGGTCTCGGTGCCGCCGTGAACACCGGCAACGTCGGTCGCGGTGACACCGTCGCCGTCATCGGCTGCGGTGGCGTCGGCGACGCCGCGATCATGGGCGCCCGCCTGGCCGGCGCCGTGAAGATCATTGCGATCGACCGGGACGAGAAGAAGCTCGAGTGGGCGAAGGACCTCGGTGCGACGCATACCGTCAACGGCGCCGACGTGGATGCGGTCGAGGCCGTGCAGGAGCTCACCGGCGGATTCGGTGCCGACGTCGTGATCGACGCGGTCGGCCGCCCGGAGACGTGGAAGCAGGCGTTCTACGCCCGCGATCTCGCCGGCACCGTCGTGCTGGTCGGTGTCCCGACCCCCGACATGAAGCTCGAGATGCCGCTGATCGACTTCTTCTCCCGCGGCGGATCGTTGAAGTCGTCGTGGTACGGCGACTGCCTCCCCGAGCGCGACTTCCCGACGCTCGTGGACCTGTACCAGCAGGGCCGGTTGCCCCTGGAGAAGTTCGTGTCCGAGCGGATCAAGATCGACGAGGTCGAAGAGGCCTTCCACAAGATGCACGCCGGTGAGGTGCTGCGTTCGGTCGTCGTCCTGTGA
- a CDS encoding MBL fold metallo-hydrolase, whose product MSGQFRIDRVVTEGTFALDGGEWNVDNNIWLIGDDTDVVIVDAAHDAEPIIDAVGDRHVNAVICTHGHNDHVTVAPELAERLHAPVLLHPGDDVLWKMTHPEAKYWNVEDEQRIAIAGTEIQVISTPGHSPGSVCLYLPEAGALFSGDTLFSGGPGATGRSYSDFPTIIGSIRDRLFALPEETLVHTGHGDGTTIGTEAPHLAEWIARGN is encoded by the coding sequence GTGAGCGGGCAGTTCCGGATCGACCGGGTCGTCACCGAAGGCACGTTCGCCCTCGACGGTGGCGAGTGGAACGTCGACAACAACATCTGGCTGATCGGTGACGACACCGACGTCGTCATCGTGGACGCCGCGCACGATGCGGAGCCGATCATCGACGCGGTCGGGGACCGGCACGTGAACGCGGTGATCTGCACACACGGTCACAACGACCACGTCACCGTCGCACCTGAACTCGCCGAGCGACTGCACGCCCCGGTGCTGCTGCACCCCGGCGACGACGTGCTGTGGAAGATGACGCATCCGGAGGCGAAGTACTGGAACGTCGAGGACGAGCAGCGGATCGCCATCGCCGGCACCGAGATCCAGGTGATCTCCACCCCGGGTCACTCGCCGGGGTCGGTGTGCCTCTACCTGCCCGAGGCCGGGGCGCTGTTCTCCGGAGACACCCTGTTCTCCGGCGGTCCCGGGGCCACCGGTCGCTCGTACTCGGACTTCCCGACCATCATCGGGTCGATCCGCGACCGGTTGTTCGCCCTTCCCGAAGAGACGCTCGTCCACACCGGTCACGGTGACGGAACCACGATCGGCACCGAGGCCCCGCACCTCGCCGAATGGATTGCACGAGGAAACTGA
- a CDS encoding FdhF/YdeP family oxidoreductase, producing the protein MTDITDRYTFDEEDVVVTHEKSYAAGVPAVLVSLRRGIEQMGPVRTARTLMKLNQRDGFDCPGCAWPETPGHRKHAEFCENGAKAVAEEATTRTVTPEFFAEHSVAELLRRTEFWLGQQGRLTHPMVLLPGATHYEPIGWDAAFALIAGELRGLASPDEAVFYTSGRTSNEAAFVYQLMIRAFGTNNLPDCSNMCHESSGSALTETIGIGKGSVSVPDIENADLILIAGQNPGTNHPRMLSTLEKAKANGAKVIAINPLPEAGLLRFKDPQKVHGVVGDGVAIADEFLQIRIGGDQALFQGLGRLLLEVEDAAPGTVLDREFIDRHTAGFAECAAHLRQVDLGTVAAATGLTLEQIRDTAAALIASKKTIICWAMGLTQQTHGVATIQDAVNLLLLQGMIGKPGAGVCPVRGHSNVQGDRTMGIWEKMPEAFLTALDTEFGIRSPRKHGFDAVDSIRAMRDGKASVFLGMGGNFVSATPDTDTTETALRNCALTVQVSTKLNRSHLVTGQTALILPSLGRTDKDLQNGKKQQVSVEDSMSMVHLSRGSLPPASDQLRSEVAIVCGIAQALFGPDHPVPWAQFSVDYDRIRDSIARVIPGFEDFNTKVRQPDGFGLPHPPRDERRFVTNTGKANFTVNDLSWLPVPDGKLILQTMRSHDQYNTTIYGLDDRYRGVKGGRRVLFISAEDLESFGYAAGDRVDLISEWETADGSVEERRAEDFRLVPYPTPVGNVAAYYPETNPLIPLDHVAKKSNTPVSKAVRIRLEKRG; encoded by the coding sequence ATGACCGACATCACCGACAGGTACACCTTCGACGAGGAAGACGTCGTTGTCACGCACGAGAAGTCCTATGCGGCAGGTGTTCCTGCGGTGTTGGTGTCGTTGCGTCGTGGGATCGAGCAGATGGGTCCGGTGCGCACGGCCCGCACGTTGATGAAGCTGAATCAGCGGGACGGGTTCGACTGCCCGGGGTGTGCGTGGCCGGAAACCCCCGGGCACCGCAAGCATGCGGAGTTCTGCGAGAACGGGGCGAAGGCGGTCGCGGAGGAGGCCACCACCCGCACCGTGACCCCGGAGTTCTTCGCCGAGCATTCGGTGGCCGAGTTGCTGCGGCGCACCGAATTCTGGCTCGGTCAGCAGGGCCGGCTGACGCATCCGATGGTGCTGCTGCCCGGCGCCACCCATTACGAACCGATCGGGTGGGACGCGGCGTTCGCGTTGATCGCCGGGGAGCTGCGTGGTCTGGCGTCGCCGGACGAGGCGGTGTTCTACACCTCCGGCCGCACCAGCAATGAGGCGGCGTTCGTGTACCAGTTGATGATCCGGGCGTTCGGGACCAACAACCTGCCGGACTGCTCCAACATGTGCCACGAATCCTCCGGGTCCGCGTTGACGGAAACGATCGGCATCGGCAAGGGTTCCGTCTCCGTCCCGGACATCGAGAATGCCGACCTGATCCTGATCGCCGGCCAGAACCCGGGCACCAACCACCCCCGCATGCTCTCCACCCTGGAAAAGGCGAAAGCCAACGGGGCGAAGGTCATCGCGATCAACCCGCTGCCCGAGGCCGGACTGCTGCGGTTCAAGGACCCCCAAAAGGTGCACGGCGTCGTCGGCGACGGCGTGGCCATTGCGGACGAGTTCCTGCAGATCCGGATCGGCGGCGACCAGGCCCTGTTCCAGGGCCTGGGCCGGTTGCTGCTCGAGGTCGAAGACGCGGCACCGGGCACCGTGCTCGACCGGGAGTTCATCGACCGGCACACCGCGGGATTCGCCGAGTGCGCGGCGCATCTGCGTCAGGTCGATCTGGGCACGGTGGCGGCGGCCACCGGGTTGACGCTCGAGCAGATCCGGGACACCGCCGCCGCGTTGATCGCCTCGAAGAAGACCATCATCTGCTGGGCGATGGGGCTGACCCAGCAGACCCACGGCGTCGCGACCATCCAGGACGCGGTGAACCTGCTGCTGCTGCAGGGGATGATCGGCAAACCCGGGGCCGGGGTGTGCCCGGTCCGCGGGCATTCCAACGTGCAGGGCGACCGGACGATGGGCATCTGGGAGAAAATGCCCGAAGCGTTCCTGACCGCATTGGACACCGAGTTCGGCATCCGGTCCCCGCGTAAGCACGGATTCGACGCCGTCGATTCCATCCGGGCGATGCGCGACGGAAAGGCGTCGGTGTTTCTGGGGATGGGCGGCAACTTCGTCTCCGCCACCCCCGACACCGACACCACCGAAACCGCCCTGCGCAACTGTGCGCTGACGGTGCAGGTGTCGACGAAACTGAACCGCTCCCACCTGGTGACCGGGCAGACCGCACTGATCCTGCCGTCGCTCGGCCGCACCGACAAGGACCTGCAGAACGGGAAAAAGCAGCAGGTGTCGGTGGAGGATTCGATGTCGATGGTGCACCTGTCCCGGGGCAGCCTGCCCCCGGCCAGTGACCAGTTGCGCAGTGAGGTCGCGATCGTCTGCGGCATCGCGCAGGCGTTGTTCGGGCCGGACCACCCGGTGCCGTGGGCGCAGTTCTCGGTCGATTACGACCGGATCCGGGACTCCATCGCCCGGGTGATCCCCGGGTTCGAGGACTTCAACACCAAGGTGCGTCAGCCGGACGGGTTCGGGTTGCCGCACCCCCCGCGGGACGAGCGCCGGTTCGTGACGAACACCGGGAAGGCCAATTTCACCGTCAACGACCTGTCCTGGCTGCCGGTCCCGGACGGGAAACTGATCCTGCAGACCATGCGGTCGCACGATCAGTACAACACCACCATCTACGGTCTCGACGACCGCTACCGCGGCGTCAAGGGCGGCCGCCGGGTCCTGTTCATCAGTGCCGAGGACCTGGAGTCGTTCGGGTACGCGGCGGGGGACCGGGTGGACCTGATCTCCGAATGGGAGACCGCCGACGGCAGCGTGGAGGAGCGCCGCGCGGAGGATTTCCGGTTGGTGCCGTATCCGACCCCGGTCGGGAATGTGGCCGCCTACTATCCGGAGACGAACCCGCTGATCCCGCTCGACCACGTCGCGAAGAAGTCGAACACCCCGGTGTCGAAGGCGGTCCGCATCCGCCTCGAGAAGCGGGGCTGA
- the fdhD gene encoding formate dehydrogenase accessory sulfurtransferase FdhD yields the protein MGRVTTRTPVTRITDTRHSTRPDTVVVEEPLEIRVNGTPLAVTMRTPGSDVELAQGFLLTEGIIADRGDIASIRYCNSVDEHGVNTYNVLDVDLAPGVFLPDTGIQRNFYTTSSCGVCGKASLDAIRQRTQYSPAADTVRVPAATIAELPDRLRAAQKVFDTTGGLHAAGLFTRTGELLTIKEDVGRHNAVDKLIGWATEQDRIPLRGTVLLVSGRASFELAQKAVMAGIPILAAVSAPSSLAIDLAHDTGLTLIGFLRGTTMNLYTHPDRIT from the coding sequence GTGGGGCGGGTGACGACCCGGACCCCGGTCACCCGGATCACCGACACGAGGCACTCCACCCGGCCGGACACCGTGGTGGTGGAGGAACCCCTGGAGATCCGGGTGAACGGCACGCCGTTGGCGGTGACGATGCGGACCCCGGGCTCGGATGTGGAGTTGGCGCAGGGGTTTTTGCTGACCGAGGGCATCATCGCCGACCGCGGCGACATCGCGTCGATCCGGTACTGCAACAGCGTCGACGAGCACGGGGTGAACACCTACAACGTCCTGGATGTGGATCTGGCGCCGGGGGTGTTCCTGCCCGACACCGGTATTCAACGCAATTTCTACACCACGTCCTCGTGCGGGGTGTGTGGGAAGGCGTCGTTGGATGCGATCCGGCAACGCACCCAGTATTCGCCGGCCGCCGACACGGTGCGGGTGCCGGCCGCGACGATCGCGGAGTTACCGGACCGGTTGCGGGCGGCGCAGAAGGTGTTCGACACGACCGGCGGACTGCACGCCGCCGGCCTGTTCACTCGCACCGGGGAGTTGCTCACCATCAAAGAGGACGTCGGCCGGCACAATGCGGTCGACAAGCTGATCGGGTGGGCCACCGAGCAGGATCGCATCCCGCTGCGCGGGACCGTCCTGCTCGTCAGCGGCAGGGCGTCGTTCGAGTTGGCGCAGAAGGCGGTGATGGCCGGCATCCCGATCCTTGCCGCGGTGTCCGCGCCGTCGTCGCTGGCGATCGACCTCGCCCACGACACCGGACTGACCCTCATCGGATTCCTCCGCGGCACCACCATGAACCTCTACACCCACCCCGACCGCATCACCTGA
- a CDS encoding LuxR C-terminal-related transcriptional regulator, which yields MRDVIDGPLPDIAVRFSKFLADIWPHTALVIFTRECTGRPRKVSGDPAVVERVTIAELDTLRTRMSEGTPFDDQAVIAGSKRKVWALLDATGTLLLALPKPRQRIREVPLVAGAFGVVAVSIRHQVAQASPAYLAESRAASSERARTIVELTDLHAATLESILSTLRSNDLDDRRSRITASETASAALVTLRSAGESDRILTEEAVTTAFARLQGELRPLLQHRPVRVDYVDPPVDGRALPGEVAHAARAVVRSAVLAFAAQTALERIRIAWDCDGANLLVEVRDDGDGGLDTDALVRQLSGRVHTLGGRIDVESVDGWGSRVAVAIPLDLPAARPDEQQLGDLNPRELEVLGHLATGKRNKAIADSLGISESTVKFHVAGVLKKLGVASRGEAGAIALEAGIRADATGRH from the coding sequence ATGCGGGATGTCATCGACGGTCCGCTGCCCGACATCGCGGTGCGCTTCTCCAAGTTCCTCGCCGACATCTGGCCGCACACCGCGCTGGTGATCTTCACCCGGGAGTGCACAGGCCGTCCCCGCAAGGTCAGCGGAGACCCGGCGGTCGTCGAGCGCGTCACCATCGCCGAACTGGACACGCTGCGCACCCGGATGTCGGAGGGGACCCCCTTCGACGATCAGGCGGTGATCGCCGGCTCGAAGCGGAAGGTGTGGGCACTGCTGGACGCGACCGGCACCCTGCTCCTCGCGCTCCCGAAGCCTCGTCAGCGCATTCGGGAGGTCCCGCTGGTGGCGGGCGCGTTCGGTGTCGTGGCCGTATCGATCCGGCATCAGGTGGCGCAGGCGAGCCCGGCGTACCTGGCGGAATCGCGGGCGGCGTCGAGTGAGCGGGCCCGGACCATCGTGGAATTGACGGACCTCCACGCGGCGACGCTCGAATCGATCCTGTCGACGCTCCGGTCCAACGACCTCGACGACCGGCGGTCGCGGATCACCGCGAGCGAGACGGCGTCCGCAGCGCTGGTGACCCTGCGCTCCGCGGGCGAGTCCGATCGCATCCTCACCGAGGAGGCCGTCACCACCGCATTCGCCCGGCTGCAGGGCGAACTCCGGCCGCTGCTCCAGCACCGTCCCGTCCGGGTCGACTACGTCGATCCGCCGGTCGACGGTCGCGCGCTGCCCGGCGAGGTGGCGCACGCCGCGCGGGCCGTCGTGCGCAGCGCCGTCCTCGCGTTCGCCGCGCAGACCGCCCTCGAGCGGATCCGCATCGCCTGGGATTGCGACGGGGCGAATCTCCTCGTCGAAGTCCGCGACGACGGCGACGGCGGCCTCGACACCGACGCCCTCGTGCGGCAACTCTCCGGCCGGGTGCACACGCTCGGTGGCCGCATCGACGTCGAGTCCGTAGACGGGTGGGGGTCCCGGGTCGCGGTCGCGATCCCCCTCGACCTGCCGGCCGCGCGACCCGACGAGCAGCAACTCGGCGACCTCAACCCCCGCGAGCTGGAGGTGCTGGGACATCTGGCAACGGGCAAGCGGAACAAGGCGATCGCCGACAGCCTCGGCATCAGCGAGAGCACCGTCAAGTTCCACGTCGCGGGTGTGCTGAAGAAGCTCGGTGTGGCGTCCCGCGGCGAAGCGGGGGCGATCGCACTCGAGGCGGGCATCCGCGCGGACGCCACCGGAAGGCACTGA
- a CDS encoding Clp protease N-terminal domain-containing protein, which translates to MSVTRAWRDMRTMKTLFAETEAEADRLGDREPGLEHLLLGSFALPDGTAGRVFEQLGSSRDGLREAIVRVHGDALTAVGMGDSGAATSALSRPRTGPLRLTEPAQSAFRNAVALARSERRPIAGADVVAAVATITHGTAARALESLGLTRSAVVEAARAASAD; encoded by the coding sequence ATGAGTGTCACCCGGGCATGGCGCGACATGCGCACGATGAAGACTTTGTTCGCCGAAACCGAGGCGGAGGCCGACCGACTGGGCGACCGCGAACCCGGCCTCGAACACCTCCTCCTCGGGTCGTTCGCACTGCCCGACGGCACGGCCGGACGAGTGTTCGAGCAACTCGGCTCGAGCCGGGACGGCTTGCGCGAGGCCATTGTTCGCGTGCACGGAGACGCGCTCACCGCGGTGGGCATGGGCGACTCCGGCGCGGCGACCAGCGCACTGAGCCGCCCCCGCACGGGCCCACTGCGGCTGACCGAACCGGCCCAGAGCGCGTTCCGCAATGCGGTGGCACTCGCCAGATCGGAACGGCGACCGATCGCCGGAGCCGACGTCGTCGCAGCGGTCGCCACCATCACCCACGGCACCGCGGCACGGGCGCTGGAATCACTCGGACTCACGCGATCCGCCGTCGTCGAGGCGGCGCGGGCGGCGTCGGCGGACTGA
- a CDS encoding serine/threonine-protein kinase, with product MAAGSRVGTQFGQYQLRALLGRGGMGEVYEAFDTVKGRTVALKLLDVELAKDDTYQQRFRRESHAAARLQEPHVIPIHDWGDIDGVLYIDMRLVPGRDLRSLLRAEGPMDPARAVVIVEQIASALDAAHADGLVHRDVKPENILVTANDFAYLVDFGIAHSSSDLRLTTLGSAVGSYAYMAPERFDNAPVDGRADVYSLACVLHECLTGAIPFPSNSISSAIRAHLAAPVPRPSAIRPDIPAAFDGVVATGLAKGRDARYRTAGALASAARAALSGTPPARTTVAAGPAPTRIDSVGRPPEYPPTSVPRGPLAPPPHNPPPPRSNYYAAGPPPQKSRSAAVPVMVTLLVVAILALGGVVGWLVLDRNRSDDPSTTAASTVVQPPAVRTSIESPAPVPPPAVAPPTRTTTPRTTTPRTTAAPPPLVGQVSGTDEQGFLPPSDARCNYTNPAAFIGRTAKSLVVVCQTGVGRYYYQGVRISDGAAISVDDPTPDGSGFVATNTGNGTQYRVTPTALTIVGGDGKVIATEPMLESAYR from the coding sequence ATGGCGGCAGGGTCGCGGGTCGGCACGCAGTTCGGGCAGTACCAACTGCGCGCACTGTTGGGGCGCGGCGGGATGGGCGAGGTCTACGAGGCATTCGACACGGTCAAGGGACGCACTGTAGCCCTGAAACTCCTCGACGTGGAACTGGCGAAGGACGATACGTACCAGCAGCGATTCCGTCGAGAATCGCACGCCGCCGCGAGATTGCAGGAACCGCACGTCATCCCGATCCACGACTGGGGCGACATCGACGGCGTCCTCTACATCGACATGCGCCTCGTCCCCGGCCGCGATCTGCGCTCGCTGCTGCGTGCCGAGGGCCCGATGGATCCGGCGCGCGCGGTCGTGATCGTGGAGCAGATCGCGTCGGCCCTCGACGCCGCGCACGCGGACGGTTTGGTCCATCGGGACGTGAAGCCCGAGAACATCCTGGTCACGGCCAACGATTTCGCGTACCTCGTGGACTTCGGAATCGCCCACTCGAGTTCGGACCTGCGGCTCACCACCCTCGGCAGCGCGGTCGGCTCCTACGCCTACATGGCGCCGGAGCGATTCGACAACGCCCCGGTAGACGGCCGGGCCGACGTCTACTCGCTGGCGTGCGTGCTGCACGAATGCCTGACCGGGGCGATCCCGTTCCCGTCGAACAGCATCAGCAGCGCGATCCGGGCGCACCTGGCGGCACCCGTTCCGCGTCCGAGCGCGATCCGCCCCGACATCCCCGCCGCGTTCGACGGCGTCGTCGCGACCGGACTGGCCAAGGGCCGTGACGCGCGGTACCGAACCGCGGGCGCACTCGCCTCCGCCGCCCGGGCCGCCCTGTCGGGAACACCGCCCGCCCGGACGACGGTCGCGGCCGGACCCGCGCCGACCCGGATCGACAGTGTGGGCCGACCACCGGAGTACCCGCCGACGAGCGTTCCACGAGGCCCGCTCGCGCCGCCACCGCACAACCCACCACCGCCGCGTTCGAACTATTACGCAGCCGGTCCGCCTCCGCAGAAGTCCCGGTCCGCGGCCGTTCCGGTGATGGTGACCCTATTGGTGGTGGCGATCCTCGCGCTCGGAGGCGTGGTGGGCTGGCTGGTCCTGGACCGCAACAGGTCGGACGACCCGTCGACGACCGCGGCGAGCACCGTGGTGCAGCCACCCGCCGTGCGGACGTCGATCGAGTCCCCGGCACCCGTACCGCCGCCGGCGGTCGCGCCCCCGACGAGGACGACCACCCCGAGGACGACCACCCCGCGGACGACGGCGGCGCCGCCGCCGTTGGTCGGGCAGGTGTCGGGCACCGACGAGCAGGGCTTCCTGCCGCCCTCGGACGCGCGGTGCAATTACACCAACCCGGCCGCGTTCATCGGGCGCACCGCGAAATCGCTGGTCGTCGTCTGTCAGACCGGCGTCGGACGCTATTACTACCAGGGCGTGCGCATCAGCGACGGCGCCGCCATCTCCGTCGACGACCCCACCCCGGACGGGTCCGGGTTCGTCGCCACCAACACCGGCAACGGCACCCAATATCGCGTCACCCCGACCGCGCTCACCATCGTCGGCGGCGACGGAAAGGTCATCGCCACCGAGCCGATGCTGGAATCCGCGTACCGCTGA
- a CDS encoding IclR family transcriptional regulator, with protein MEPTTTNTQTPAGGVQSVERAFELLELMASAGGSIGVSELAELAGLPLPTIHRLIRTLMNRGYVRQLPTRRYALGPKLIRLGESATQLIGEWSRPHLSELVKGTGETANMAVLDGTMAVYVAQVPSQHSMRMFTEVGRRVYTHCTGVGKALLLQLSDDAVRSLVGRTGMASYTENSLTDPDSLIADLELSRQRGYAIDEGEQEIGVRCFSVPVPNAPTPTAISISGPAARVTLESADHIVPMLKRVAKELGTEFDKNAAL; from the coding sequence ATGGAGCCCACGACGACGAACACGCAGACACCCGCCGGCGGGGTGCAGTCGGTGGAACGCGCCTTCGAACTGCTGGAACTCATGGCGAGCGCAGGCGGGTCGATCGGCGTCAGCGAACTCGCCGAGTTGGCCGGTCTGCCCCTGCCTACGATTCACCGGCTCATCCGCACCCTCATGAACCGCGGATACGTCCGGCAGCTCCCCACCCGGCGGTACGCGCTCGGTCCCAAATTGATCAGGCTCGGCGAGAGCGCCACCCAGCTGATCGGCGAGTGGTCACGTCCCCACCTGTCCGAACTGGTGAAGGGCACCGGCGAGACCGCGAACATGGCCGTGCTCGACGGGACGATGGCGGTCTACGTCGCACAGGTGCCATCGCAGCACTCCATGCGGATGTTCACCGAGGTCGGCCGGCGCGTCTACACCCATTGCACCGGCGTCGGAAAGGCTCTGCTGCTCCAACTGTCCGACGACGCCGTCCGATCCCTCGTGGGCCGCACCGGAATGGCGTCCTATACGGAGAACTCCCTCACCGATCCCGATTCGCTCATCGCCGATCTCGAACTGAGCCGGCAACGCGGCTACGCCATCGACGAGGGCGAGCAGGAGATCGGCGTCCGCTGCTTCTCGGTGCCCGTCCCCAACGCGCCCACACCCACCGCCATTTCGATCTCCGGGCCCGCGGCGCGTGTCACCCTCGAGTCCGCTGACCACATCGTCCCGATGCTGAAACGCGTCGCCAAGGAGCTGGGCACCGAGTTCGACAAGAACGCCGCCCTCTGA
- the dctA gene encoding C4-dicarboxylate transporter DctA: MSEVEIAAKPPRQRWYRSLFVQVLIGIALGIATGVLFPEFSHHLAPLGEGFIKLIKMVVAPLIFLVIVTGIAKVGSMKALGKIGGKALLWFTAATTCALGLGLLVGNLVHPGSGLNIDPATLDTTALDEKTQGGHLPGGVEFVMHIIPTSVFDAFAQNNLLQVLLFSILFGVALASFSESAPPVLMDVIDQALHVIFRIVGYIMYLAPLGAFGAMAFTVGNYGAGSLKSFGILILACYGAALVFIVMLSIVVKLITGVNAWKFIKYCREEFMLALGTGSSEAVMPRIIKKLDNAGCDRAVVGLVIPTGYSFNLDGAAIYLSLAMMFLAQAVGVDLSFGEQIAIMGILILSSKGMAGVPGSAFVALSATAAAIGAFPVAAVALLLGADRLMDSMRVFTNLLGNCMATFVVANWEGLLDKDKMRAVLDGKITPDDPDDVTVHPHPGHEHLADAPAQPVIERPEMLTTDAAAEGTVKHHA; encoded by the coding sequence GTGTCTGAAGTCGAAATCGCTGCCAAACCCCCCAGGCAGCGTTGGTACAGATCGCTTTTCGTCCAGGTGCTCATCGGCATTGCCCTGGGCATCGCCACCGGCGTCCTGTTCCCCGAGTTTTCCCATCACCTGGCGCCGCTGGGCGAAGGCTTCATCAAGCTGATCAAAATGGTGGTCGCCCCACTGATCTTCCTGGTCATCGTCACCGGCATCGCCAAGGTCGGCAGCATGAAGGCGCTCGGCAAGATCGGCGGCAAGGCGCTGCTCTGGTTCACCGCCGCCACGACCTGTGCGCTCGGCCTCGGCCTGCTGGTCGGCAATCTCGTCCACCCGGGAAGCGGTCTCAACATCGACCCGGCAACGCTGGACACCACCGCCCTCGACGAGAAGACACAGGGCGGACACCTGCCCGGCGGTGTCGAGTTCGTCATGCACATCATCCCGACCAGCGTGTTCGATGCGTTCGCGCAGAACAACCTGCTCCAGGTGCTGCTGTTCTCGATCCTGTTCGGAGTCGCGCTGGCGTCGTTCAGCGAGTCGGCTCCGCCGGTCCTGATGGACGTGATCGACCAGGCGCTGCACGTCATCTTCCGGATCGTCGGCTACATCATGTACCTGGCCCCTCTCGGGGCGTTCGGCGCGATGGCGTTCACCGTCGGCAACTACGGTGCCGGCTCCCTCAAATCCTTCGGAATACTCATCCTCGCGTGCTATGGAGCAGCCCTCGTCTTCATCGTCATGCTGTCGATCGTCGTCAAGCTGATCACCGGTGTGAATGCGTGGAAGTTCATCAAGTACTGCCGCGAGGAGTTCATGCTCGCGCTGGGCACCGGATCCTCCGAGGCCGTCATGCCCCGCATCATCAAGAAGCTGGACAACGCGGGCTGCGACCGCGCCGTCGTCGGTCTGGTGATCCCAACCGGCTACTCGTTCAACCTCGACGGCGCCGCGATCTACCTGTCGCTGGCGATGATGTTCCTCGCGCAGGCCGTCGGCGTCGATCTCAGCTTCGGCGAGCAGATCGCGATCATGGGCATCCTGATCCTCAGCTCCAAGGGAATGGCGGGTGTGCCGGGCTCCGCCTTCGTCGCGCTGTCCGCGACCGCCGCCGCGATCGGTGCATTCCCGGTCGCTGCCGTTGCGCTGTTGCTCGGCGCCGACCGGCTCATGGATTCGATGCGGGTGTTCACGAACCTGCTCGGCAACTGCATGGCCACCTTCGTCGTCGCGAACTGGGAAGGACTGCTCGACAAGGACAAGATGCGGGCTGTTCTCGACGGGAAGATCACGCCCGACGACCCGGACGACGTCACCGTCCATCCGCACCCGGGGCACGAACACCTCGCCGACGCACCGGCCCAGCCGGTGATCGAGAGGCCCGAAATGCTGACCACCGACGCAGCGGCGGAAGGAACGGTGAAGCACCATGCCTGA